In one window of Rhodanobacter sp. FDAARGOS 1247 DNA:
- a CDS encoding isoaspartyl peptidase/L-asparaginase family protein, which produces MRNGELTLRGEHAPLLVIHGGAGVERAGMTPQIEAGARAAMELALRKGYAELKAGKAATDAVTAAIAVLEDDPLFNAGRGAVFTHDGRNELDASIMDGSTLAAGAVAEVHRVKHPILLARAVMEHSPHVMMVGDGAEKFATEQGFELVDPAYFRTERRWLELQKALKEDAAGVPLPERLRALKHFGTVGAVARDSEGRLAAGTSTGGMTDKRYGRVGDSPIVGAGTYANVACAASGTGWGEYYIRVSAAREICLRMTGLHESAAQAGKAVINDEIPQMGGDGGAIILGADGSVAMPFNTEGMYRGWIGADGVPHVAIYDNDPLALPPPTP; this is translated from the coding sequence GTGCGTAATGGCGAGCTGACCCTGCGCGGCGAGCATGCGCCGCTGCTGGTGATCCACGGCGGCGCGGGCGTGGAGCGGGCGGGCATGACGCCGCAGATCGAAGCCGGTGCCCGTGCCGCGATGGAACTGGCATTGCGCAAGGGCTATGCGGAGCTCAAGGCCGGCAAGGCCGCGACCGACGCGGTGACGGCGGCGATCGCCGTGCTGGAGGACGATCCGCTGTTCAACGCCGGCAGGGGCGCGGTGTTTACCCATGACGGCAGGAACGAGCTGGACGCCTCGATCATGGACGGCTCGACGCTGGCGGCCGGCGCGGTGGCGGAAGTCCATCGCGTGAAGCATCCGATCCTGCTGGCGCGCGCGGTGATGGAGCATTCGCCGCACGTGATGATGGTCGGCGACGGCGCGGAGAAATTCGCCACGGAGCAGGGATTCGAGCTGGTCGATCCGGCGTACTTCCGCACCGAGCGGCGCTGGCTGGAACTGCAGAAGGCGCTGAAGGAAGACGCCGCGGGCGTGCCGCTGCCCGAACGGCTGCGCGCGCTGAAACATTTCGGCACCGTCGGCGCCGTGGCGCGCGACAGCGAAGGCCGCCTGGCCGCCGGCACCTCGACCGGCGGCATGACCGACAAGCGCTACGGCCGGGTCGGCGATTCGCCGATCGTGGGCGCGGGCACCTATGCCAACGTGGCCTGCGCGGCTTCAGGTACGGGCTGGGGCGAGTACTACATCCGCGTTTCGGCGGCGCGCGAGATTTGCCTGCGCATGACCGGGCTGCACGAGTCGGCGGCACAGGCCGGCAAGGCGGTGATCAACGACGAGATCCCGCAGATGGGCGGCGACGGCGGCGCTATCATCCTTGGCGCCGATGGCAGCGTGGCGATGCCGTTCAACACCGAGGGCATGTACCGGGGGTGGATCGGTGCCGACGGCGTGCCGCACGTGGCGATCTACGACAACGATCCACTGGCGTTGCCGCCACCCACGCCTTGA
- a CDS encoding STAS domain-containing protein, translating into MTLSLHSEFSAPDRAVVQVGGRLDAMTFGELDEAMLALLPQLPDGGTVVIDLAGLTYISSAGLRSFAKVRKSMRARGGHTLLLNPQAQVRKVFDIVKAVPVNEVFTSTQELDAYLDRMQRQITEGDDA; encoded by the coding sequence ATGACGCTCAGCCTGCACAGTGAATTCTCCGCCCCCGATCGCGCCGTCGTGCAAGTCGGCGGCCGCCTCGATGCGATGACCTTCGGCGAACTCGACGAGGCCATGCTCGCCCTGCTGCCGCAGCTGCCCGATGGCGGCACCGTGGTGATCGACCTGGCCGGGCTGACCTACATCAGCAGTGCCGGCCTGCGCAGCTTCGCCAAGGTGCGCAAGAGCATGCGCGCCCGCGGCGGCCACACCCTGTTGCTGAACCCGCAGGCGCAGGTGCGCAAGGTGTTCGACATCGTCAAGGCGGTGCCGGTGAACGAGGTGTTCACCAGCACGCAGGAGCTCGACGCCTATCTGGACCGCATGCAGCGACAGATCACCGAAGGCGACGACGCCTGA
- a CDS encoding SpoIIE family protein phosphatase, with protein sequence MVLRSIASRTAWWVLVGSTLVLGAIGGLLLALTRAQILQHTHHEAAALAANAGSQIQARVDRVAVSAQMLAAIIASRQDDAEPLLRDTLAANLDIDGLAAVFRPSPDPAAPRPHSPFVNRLDNGALSSRDLSQDANPYWNNNWFLGGLGCAGGCWQRPFFSQSRHRQLVNYSTTIERDGHPIGIINADVTLNWLHRILGSLDKPPGAYAFVLDSDGNYLAHDNPELVGQRGGTALLDALASDHAESMRLPVAQNPRAKGPVWVYSAPIQGTRWRLGLVVPEYQIYAGVRHIFLLSLALGLVAMLGVALITLLTIRRTMAPLGVLADRAEHVARGELDFELPVARRPDEVGRLTESFDQMRRELALHLEDLARVAREKQRLASELEIAHQIQLGLLPNAHYLDAVCAQFELHAALRPARAVGGDLYSYFMLDPQRFFVMVGDVSDKGIPAALFMAQTITLAKALAPRAQTPPNLLRLLNLELCRGNDSCMFVTLLCGLLDTGSGNLVLASAGHEPPILCGRGTPQVLEFPTGAVLGLYEDSDYPEHVLRLGRGETLLMYTDGITEASDHDEQMYGIERTVESLAQVPPTAATATYIERLLGDVDRFVADAPQADDITLLALSWHGSALKATEMTIDNQLPEVFAALDRCEQLLQDTGTPAALCGDMRLVLEELMVNTVEYGYPDGQPGQIGLRLQPLADAVTVELIDDGVAFDPLQSADPVLTGDLADRERVGGLGIHLARTMTDEMRYTRDAQGNHLLLRFAYPTQDESSP encoded by the coding sequence ATGGTCTTGCGCAGCATCGCATCGCGGACGGCATGGTGGGTTCTGGTCGGCTCCACCCTCGTGCTCGGCGCCATCGGCGGCCTGCTGCTTGCCCTGACCCGGGCGCAGATCCTGCAACATACCCATCACGAGGCCGCCGCCTTGGCCGCCAACGCGGGCAGCCAGATCCAGGCCCGCGTCGATCGCGTCGCCGTCTCGGCGCAGATGCTTGCCGCGATCATCGCCAGCCGCCAGGACGATGCCGAACCCCTGCTGCGGGACACCCTGGCCGCCAACCTGGACATCGACGGTCTGGCCGCCGTGTTCAGGCCGTCCCCGGATCCTGCCGCCCCGCGGCCCCATTCGCCCTTCGTGAACCGCCTGGACAATGGCGCGCTGAGCAGTCGCGACCTGTCGCAGGACGCCAATCCCTACTGGAACAACAACTGGTTCCTCGGCGGCCTTGGCTGTGCCGGCGGCTGCTGGCAGCGACCGTTCTTTTCGCAGTCGCGGCATCGCCAGCTGGTCAATTACTCCACCACGATCGAACGCGACGGGCACCCGATCGGCATCATCAACGCCGATGTCACGCTCAACTGGCTGCACCGAATTCTCGGCAGCCTGGACAAGCCGCCGGGCGCCTACGCCTTCGTGCTGGACAGCGACGGCAATTACCTGGCGCACGACAATCCGGAATTGGTCGGCCAGCGTGGCGGCACCGCCCTGCTCGACGCGCTGGCCAGCGACCACGCCGAGTCCATGCGGCTGCCGGTGGCGCAGAACCCGCGGGCCAAGGGGCCGGTCTGGGTCTACTCCGCCCCGATCCAGGGCACCCGCTGGCGGCTCGGTCTGGTGGTGCCGGAGTACCAGATCTACGCCGGCGTGCGGCACATTTTCCTGTTGAGCCTCGCCCTGGGCCTGGTCGCGATGCTCGGCGTGGCGCTGATCACGCTGTTGACGATCCGCCGCACGATGGCGCCGCTCGGCGTGCTGGCCGACCGTGCCGAGCACGTCGCCCGTGGCGAACTGGATTTCGAACTGCCGGTGGCCCGCCGCCCCGACGAGGTGGGTCGTCTCACCGAATCTTTCGACCAGATGCGTCGCGAGCTGGCCCTGCACCTGGAGGACCTGGCCCGGGTTGCACGGGAAAAACAGCGGCTGGCCAGCGAGCTGGAGATCGCCCACCAGATCCAGCTCGGCCTGTTGCCGAATGCGCATTACCTGGACGCCGTCTGCGCGCAGTTCGAACTGCACGCCGCGCTGCGCCCCGCGCGAGCGGTCGGTGGCGATCTCTACAGCTATTTCATGCTCGACCCGCAGCGCTTCTTCGTGATGGTCGGCGACGTTTCCGACAAGGGCATCCCGGCCGCCCTGTTCATGGCGCAGACGATCACCCTGGCCAAGGCGCTGGCGCCGCGCGCCCAGACGCCGCCGAACCTGCTGCGGCTGCTCAACCTCGAACTGTGCCGCGGCAACGACAGCTGCATGTTCGTCACCCTGCTGTGCGGCCTGCTGGACACCGGCAGCGGCAACCTGGTGCTGGCCAGCGCCGGCCACGAGCCGCCGATCCTGTGTGGCCGCGGCACGCCGCAGGTGCTGGAATTCCCCACCGGGGCCGTGCTCGGGCTGTACGAGGATTCGGACTACCCGGAACACGTCTTGCGCCTGGGCCGGGGCGAAACGCTGCTGATGTACACCGACGGCATCACCGAAGCCAGCGACCACGACGAGCAGATGTACGGCATCGAACGCACCGTGGAAAGTCTCGCGCAGGTTCCGCCGACGGCGGCCACGGCCACCTACATCGAGCGCCTGCTGGGCGACGTGGACCGCTTCGTGGCCGATGCTCCGCAGGCCGACGACATCACCCTGCTGGCACTGAGCTGGCACGGCTCGGCACTCAAGGCCACCGAGATGACCATCGACAACCAGCTGCCGGAGGTATTCGCCGCGCTCGACCGCTGCGAGCAGTTGCTGCAGGACACCGGCACCCCGGCGGCGTTGTGCGGTGACATGCGCCTGGTGCTGGAGGAGCTGATGGTCAACACGGTCGAATACGGCTATCCCGATGGCCAGCCCGGCCAGATCGGCCTTCGGTTGCAGCCCCTGGCGGATGCCGTCACGGTCGAGCTGATCGACGACGGCGTCGCCTTCGACCCGCTGCAATCCGCCGATCCCGTCCTCACCGGCGACCTGGCCGATCGCGAACGGGTCGGCGGTCTCGGCATCCATCTCGCGCGTACCATGACCGACGAAATGCGCTATACACGGGACGCACAAGGCAACCACCTGCTGCTTCGCTTCGCCTACCCGACCCAGGATGAATCTTCACCATGA
- a CDS encoding acyl-CoA thioesterase, which produces MPGQQHEVTFRFLAQPTDVNFGGKVHGGMAMKWIDQAGYACAVAWSGAYCVTVSVSGIQFVAPILIGDLVTVRARLIHTGTSSMHLAVDVLASDLRKDERRLATSCVMVFVALDSPDGKPTPVPHWEPRDDAERRLQAQARRLLEASKDMEQLVRLNATSPD; this is translated from the coding sequence ATGCCCGGACAACAGCACGAAGTGACCTTCCGCTTCCTCGCCCAGCCCACCGATGTCAATTTCGGTGGCAAGGTGCATGGTGGCATGGCGATGAAGTGGATCGATCAGGCCGGCTACGCCTGTGCAGTGGCGTGGAGCGGGGCCTATTGCGTCACCGTCTCGGTCAGCGGCATCCAGTTCGTGGCGCCGATCCTGATCGGCGACCTGGTCACCGTGCGGGCGCGCCTGATCCACACCGGCACGTCGAGCATGCATCTCGCCGTGGACGTGCTGGCCAGCGACCTGCGCAAGGACGAGCGGCGCCTGGCCACCAGCTGCGTGATGGTCTTCGTGGCGCTGGACAGTCCGGATGGCAAGCCCACGCCGGTGCCGCACTGGGAGCCGCGCGACGACGCCGAGCGGCGATTGCAGGCACAGGCCAGGCGGCTGCTCGAGGCGTCGAAGGACATGGAGCAGCTGGTTCGCCTCAACGCCACTTCGCCGGACTGA